In Dreissena polymorpha isolate Duluth1 chromosome 11, UMN_Dpol_1.0, whole genome shotgun sequence, the genomic window AATGTCATACACATGTTCTTGCCCCAGCAGATCTTTCACATCACTCACTTTGTTAGTAAATCGTGTCCAAGAAAATTATCTATATCTTAAACATAACGGACAAAAGAGCAAATTCAAATATGGGAAACATCATTTTGGATGGAAACTACTTAAATGGCATGTATTTGTTAAGAACCCCTTAcattatcccatttatgccttgcgtcttgaaaaaaggccttggcaaacagcgtagacccaaatgagacgccgcattatgcggcgtctcattagggtctgcactgtttgcttaaaggaatttctgtaagaaatattctaaatatagaaataaatatactagacatccttaattttggaaataaattgatccaatttttaaggatgggagagtccactaggcatttaTGGGTCAAGATGCAACCTgtccaaaatgtttatttatgtattgttgtaTTGAATTCATAACAAATACATACTAGTTTACAAACTGATAGAAGAACTAGAATGGCTATTTAGACTGAGGTTCTGCATTTGCTGCTGAGTAAGGCTGTCAGGATATTGCGATTCTTCCATGCCTTCAATCCTTACATCTTCACTGCACAGCTGACCACTGGACACCTCCATGTCATCACTGGGCTGGGCGACCTGCTGACCACGGTCTGTCATTGCAACTGAACTGTCTGACCGGTTAGAACTTACAAAACGTTCAGAGATTCTTGCTAGCGTTTGGGCTGCCTGCCTTTCGCTGTTTAACTCCTCAACGTATTTTCTAATATCCTGCACGGTTACTAGGATCAGGACacctaattaaaacaaaatgtattttttttaagtattgctATTCCCCCTATACAACAGCTTGTCAATTCGCGTATACTTTGATAACATGACAGAACATACCATATGTGTGTAATGCCTCCAAGACCTGCTCCTGTGTATAGCCATAGTCATTCATTGCAGCCAGAACATATGGACGTCTCAAGAACTCCTGGTTGCTAGTAGACTCTATGTTTGTTCTCTAATCCAAAGGCACATAAACCACAATAAATGGcaaacaaagaaaaatacattCACATAAACTTCATATAAGCTTTTTTCATACAATGTACACTGTACATGTATTTCAGTATATGGTAATACTTACTTATTTGTgtcattaattaattattatcaataaGCAGCAGAACCTATACGTATTGTTGCTAAAGCATAAGTGTGTTTGATTTGTgtcattaattaattattatcaataaGCAGCAGAACCTATACGTATTGTTGCTAAAGCATAAGTGTGTTTGATTCAAGCATTATTCGGAATAAAATTCAGGTTAGCAACACGATTGATAATTAAGATAAGATTATACCTTCCACTGATTTATAACACGCATACATTTGAAACAAATCACAAGATTACCCGAGCGCTTATAGTGTTTTAATGAAGTATCATGTTTCtgtcatattgttttattgtaatgtgcatataaataaatacatacatatatatatatatatatatatatatatatatatatatatatatatatatatatatatatatatatattcacgcTGATAAGTTCGTTTACTAATTTATCTGTAACGATATGATTCAATTGTTGCAAATAtcagttttgtttaaaagtaGAAATTCATACTTATTTTTCTATTTACTTATACAGACGAAAACTCATTGAAAAGagcatttatttccaatattaccTCTCCATATTTGATGTGATTTACATATTCAACGCCCTTCTGTTGTCGCACAAAGCCGCACTGTGGAAACCATTTTGCATGCTCAACCCACGGGTCGTCATCTGGTTCCCATCCATGGAGTTCTCCTCCACACCAGTAGCATTTGCAACGATCACCCTGACCTGTGAATGTTGAAGATATTG contains:
- the LOC127849568 gene encoding E3 ubiquitin-protein ligase XIAP-like isoform X2, with translation MMGDDSSEDEEPKYRDWADEHTRLRSYRGWPAQMRQTPRDLAAAGLLYMGQGDRCKCYWCGGELHGWEPDDDPWVEHAKWFPQCGFVRQQKGVEYVNHIKYGERTNIESTSNQEFLRRPYVLAAMNDYGYTQEQVLEALHTYGVLILVTVQDIRKYVEELNSERQAAQTLARISERFVSSNRSDSSVAMTDRGQQVAQPSDDMEVSSGQLCSEDVRIEGMEESQYPDSLTQQQMQNLSLNSHSSSSISL